A single window of uncultured Pseudodesulfovibrio sp. DNA harbors:
- a CDS encoding RNA-binding protein, whose protein sequence is MSKNLYVGNLSWSSTEDEVRAAFEAYGEVTSVKLIEDRETGRPRGFGFVEMDDNGAREAIAALDGKDFGGRNIKVNEAKAREERPRW, encoded by the coding sequence ATGTCTAAGAATCTTTATGTCGGTAATCTGTCCTGGTCCTCTACTGAAGACGAAGTACGTGCAGCTTTTGAAGCATACGGCGAAGTTACTTCTGTCAAGCTGATCGAGGATCGTGAGACCGGCCGTCCCCGTGGTTTTGGTTTTGTTGAAATGGATGACAACGGTGCTCGCGAAGCTATCGCAGCCCTGGACGGCAAAGACTTCGGTGGCCGTAACATCAAGGTCAACGAAGCCAAGGCTCGCGAAGAACGCCCCCGCTGGTAG
- a CDS encoding transcriptional repressor — MQEALKSFKKYLANNTLKLTQQRLLILKVFMSKGAEMSSEQLLSAVQDIDDAVSRSTVYRTIKHFHHAGIARCIHHRDGSTHYEPSGDHNSHMLCERCGKIIPIRNPYIQCLQQETARQQGFTLYRYTTTFYGLCSECTEALQSAKTKTSG; from the coding sequence ATGCAGGAAGCACTCAAATCGTTCAAGAAATATCTGGCAAACAACACGCTCAAATTAACTCAGCAAAGACTCTTAATTCTTAAGGTTTTCATGAGTAAAGGCGCTGAGATGAGCTCAGAACAACTACTCAGTGCAGTGCAGGACATCGATGATGCGGTCAGCCGATCTACGGTATATAGAACCATCAAACATTTTCATCACGCAGGCATTGCCCGATGCATTCACCATAGGGACGGTTCCACCCACTATGAGCCATCCGGTGACCATAACAGTCATATGCTCTGTGAAAGATGTGGTAAAATCATCCCGATCCGCAACCCATATATACAATGCCTGCAACAGGAAACAGCCCGCCAACAAGGATTCACTCTTTATCGTTACACGACAACGTTCTATGGCCTTTGCAGCGAATGCACTGAAGCTTTACAATCAGCGAAAACCAAAACATCCGGGTGA
- a CDS encoding FeoA family protein gives MFSHKTLKSMAPGETAFVVAIDAGCKARTRLESIGIIPGIEVDVLNNSRGPMLVSVGEGRVMVERGIAQKVLVA, from the coding sequence ATGTTTTCTCACAAAACTCTTAAATCCATGGCGCCGGGAGAGACCGCTTTTGTGGTGGCCATTGACGCCGGTTGCAAGGCCAGAACAAGGCTGGAGTCCATCGGTATCATCCCCGGAATTGAGGTTGATGTTTTGAATAACAGCCGAGGTCCAATGCTTGTTTCCGTGGGAGAGGGACGAGTAATGGTTGAGCGCGGCATCGCACAAAAGGTTTTGGTGGCCTAA
- a CDS encoding FeoA family protein, producing the protein MTLDELNPGTRCVMKDITTDGALGQRLMDLGFYPGAEIEIVRNAPLVDPVELHLDGYHVSIRHTEARHIQVGD; encoded by the coding sequence ATGACTCTTGACGAATTAAATCCGGGGACTCGGTGCGTGATGAAAGACATCACAACAGATGGTGCCTTGGGACAACGGCTGATGGATTTGGGGTTTTACCCCGGTGCCGAGATCGAAATTGTTCGGAATGCCCCACTGGTTGATCCCGTGGAATTGCATCTTGACGGCTATCATGTCTCCATTCGACATACGGAAGCTCGGCATATTCAGGTGGGCGACTAA
- the feoB gene encoding ferrous iron transport protein B: MASKELVVALAGQPNCGKSTVFNMLTGARQHVANYPGVTVEKKTGSFKLGDSRVELIDLPGTYSLTSYSLEERVARDFLLGDNPDVVIDVADGSNLKRNLYLTLQILEMEVPALLNLNMMDVVERRGHAVDVEKLEDILGIPVVPTTAKKGVGREALKTAMQALAQGRKEDVFKIDYGPLEPFIAELEVMLVEDPVSCLRYPVRWLAIKLLEGDAEAGKQLTLNHPDSEQVFAKVQSCRERFAKENTNGADRHIAFTRHAVCAKIAKDVVTLPRERSHNLSDTVDKYVCNRYLGPIILVAILVVLYQISIVFGGWLALQVWPVWGGLEDLAGDILPQAGFMTDPLLRSLGVWVVKSITAILNYLPIFFLLFALIAILEDSGYMPRMAFLLDRLFRRFGLHGQSTLPMILGGVYVGGCAIPGVMATKAIPDERARLATILIIPMMNCLAKVPLYLILIGAYFADVAGWAMFFIATVTLFMALPVAKLLSLTVLRKHDSAPFIMEMPPYHLPTISGILRRAFERIWLFMKKIVTVVAAVAVVVFVLINFPGLSEEKMAHYAAMQDKAVAGFVQKVDATQYAGQITSENTTAVILFGEALKQAKRGVKDKETSAAINEDFQAKNPIYYAVVKRVGKDGKKLNRELKKVIKVRKKIRREMRGERFENSFLGSMGKALEPVTQWAGFNWRINIALLSAFAAKENSAATLGSIYGIDDSGQSVQESMKANEGGFTPLHALALMLFMALYPPCVPTSIMVRSQSNSTGWMLFSIGYQTVLGLFVASLVFTGGTVLGLTGWQTMWAFYGLCLAATIGMAMIPTPEEKEAAVSAPAYNKECS, translated from the coding sequence ATGGCTTCGAAAGAACTTGTCGTTGCTTTGGCCGGGCAGCCAAACTGCGGAAAATCCACTGTTTTCAATATGCTGACAGGCGCACGTCAGCATGTCGCCAATTATCCGGGCGTTACTGTTGAGAAAAAGACCGGATCATTCAAATTGGGTGATTCCCGTGTAGAGTTGATTGACCTGCCGGGTACGTACAGCCTGACATCCTACTCTTTGGAAGAGCGCGTTGCTCGTGATTTCCTGTTGGGTGACAATCCCGATGTTGTCATTGATGTGGCCGATGGTTCCAATCTCAAACGCAACTTGTACCTGACTCTTCAAATTTTGGAGATGGAAGTTCCTGCGCTTCTTAATCTCAACATGATGGATGTGGTGGAGCGTCGTGGTCATGCCGTGGATGTCGAAAAACTGGAAGATATTCTCGGTATTCCGGTTGTGCCGACTACCGCCAAAAAAGGTGTTGGCCGGGAAGCCCTTAAGACCGCGATGCAGGCCTTAGCTCAAGGTCGTAAAGAAGACGTTTTCAAGATTGATTACGGTCCGCTTGAGCCATTTATTGCCGAACTTGAGGTGATGTTGGTCGAGGACCCTGTTTCCTGCCTTCGCTACCCCGTTCGTTGGCTTGCAATCAAGCTGCTCGAAGGTGACGCGGAGGCTGGAAAGCAGCTCACGTTGAATCATCCTGACAGCGAGCAGGTTTTTGCCAAAGTGCAATCTTGCAGAGAGCGCTTTGCGAAAGAGAATACGAATGGAGCGGACAGGCATATTGCTTTTACCCGCCATGCCGTATGCGCGAAGATAGCCAAAGATGTGGTAACGTTGCCGCGTGAACGTAGTCATAACCTGTCGGATACCGTTGATAAGTATGTCTGCAACCGCTATCTGGGGCCGATTATTCTGGTCGCCATTCTGGTGGTGTTGTATCAAATCTCCATTGTTTTTGGTGGCTGGCTTGCCTTGCAAGTCTGGCCGGTTTGGGGTGGGCTTGAAGATTTGGCCGGAGATATCTTGCCGCAAGCCGGGTTCATGACAGATCCACTGTTGCGTTCACTTGGTGTGTGGGTGGTGAAATCCATCACGGCAATTTTGAATTATCTTCCCATCTTTTTTCTGTTGTTCGCCCTTATCGCCATTCTTGAAGACAGTGGATACATGCCGCGAATGGCCTTTTTGCTGGACCGGTTGTTCCGTCGTTTCGGATTGCATGGTCAGTCTACATTGCCCATGATTCTCGGCGGTGTATATGTGGGAGGATGCGCTATCCCCGGTGTCATGGCGACCAAGGCCATTCCTGACGAACGGGCTCGTTTGGCGACCATTCTTATTATTCCCATGATGAACTGCCTGGCGAAGGTGCCACTCTATCTGATTCTTATCGGGGCATATTTTGCCGATGTTGCAGGGTGGGCGATGTTTTTTATTGCCACAGTAACCCTGTTCATGGCCTTGCCTGTTGCAAAATTGCTTTCGCTGACCGTACTTCGGAAGCATGACAGTGCTCCGTTTATCATGGAGATGCCGCCGTACCATTTGCCGACCATTTCTGGAATATTGCGACGTGCTTTTGAACGAATCTGGCTGTTTATGAAGAAGATTGTCACTGTGGTTGCAGCCGTAGCCGTGGTCGTCTTTGTGCTGATCAACTTCCCGGGTCTATCTGAAGAAAAAATGGCGCATTACGCTGCCATGCAAGATAAAGCTGTGGCGGGTTTTGTTCAGAAAGTGGACGCAACCCAGTATGCCGGACAGATTACTTCTGAAAATACGACTGCAGTCATCCTGTTTGGCGAAGCGTTGAAGCAGGCTAAGCGAGGTGTGAAGGACAAGGAGACATCTGCTGCCATCAATGAAGACTTTCAGGCGAAGAACCCGATCTATTATGCCGTTGTAAAACGTGTTGGTAAGGATGGCAAAAAGCTGAATCGGGAACTGAAAAAAGTCATCAAGGTTCGTAAGAAAATACGGCGCGAAATGCGTGGTGAGCGTTTTGAAAACAGTTTTCTTGGTTCCATGGGCAAGGCTCTCGAGCCTGTAACCCAATGGGCCGGGTTTAACTGGCGTATCAATATCGCATTGTTGTCAGCCTTTGCGGCTAAAGAAAACAGTGCGGCAACCCTCGGGTCCATCTATGGCATTGATGATTCCGGCCAGTCTGTTCAAGAGAGTATGAAGGCGAATGAAGGCGGTTTTACCCCCTTGCATGCGTTGGCTCTGATGCTGTTCATGGCTTTGTACCCACCTTGCGTTCCTACATCCATCATGGTGAGAAGTCAGTCCAATTCAACGGGCTGGATGCTGTTTTCCATCGGTTATCAGACTGTATTGGGCTTGTTTGTCGCCAGCTTGGTCTTTACCGGTGGCACAGTGCTCGGATTGACCGGTTGGCAGACAATGTGGGCATTTTATGGACTGTGCCTTGCCGCAACCATCGGTATGGCAATGATCCCAACACCTGAAGAAAAGGAAGCGGCTGTGTCCGCTCCTGCGTATAATAAAGAGTGCTCTTAA